The DNA window GCTGGATCTGACCGCGACACCGCCCGTGGTGCTGCCTGCTCCCCCGTGGACCTCCGCGGCTCCGGCGCCGCGCCCTTTGCCGCCGGGCAAAGCGCCCACGCTGGTCCGGCTCCGCAGCGTGACAGCCGATCCGGTGCGCGAGGTGGAGACATCCGGCGACCCGAATGAGGAAGACTGGTATCCGCGCCCCTTCGCCACGAGAGATGCGCCTCCCGCGGAGCCGCCGCGTGACGTGCCTCACTCGTACGGTGGAGAAGCGCTGCGGGCGGTCCTGCGGTCCGGAGAATCCCGTGTGCTGCTGTACGGTGGTCGCTACGTGGTGCCGGTGAAGGCAACGAAGGTGCAGGGGGTGTTCGATCTCGACGCCTTCCGCCACCCCCCCACCGTGAATCCTCAGACGAAGGAGTTCGCGGTTCAGAACGTGACCTACGCGCAGGCCGAGGGCAGCGTGCTCCATGTGTGCAACGGCGGTGGATCCTATGCGCGCGAGGTTGGCGGAAAAAAAGGGTTTCTGTCCGCCATCGAGATGCCCACGGGGAAGCTGCTCTGGCGCAGCGAGCCGCTGCTGTGCAACGCGAACTTCGTGTCCGTCGGTGATTATCTCGTCACCGGATACGGCTTCACCGACGAGCCCGATTTCCTGTTCCTGATCCGGAAGGCCGACGGCAAGGTGATGCAACGGGTGAAGCTCGACTCCGCCGCGCACCTCATCCGCCGCCTCCCGGACGGTCGACTCCTGGTGGAGGCCTACGGCCACGCGTATCTGTTCGAGGTGAAGCTCTGAGCCTGCTCGAGCAGCGGTCGGAGGTGCCAACACCCCGTCCGAGGAGATCGCCGCTTCGCCGTCCCGGTATCCCGCTCCTCTCGACGTAACCCGCTCCCTTCGACGTTGGGCTGGCCCATTGCCGCGCCGCGCCAAGCCACGGAGCGACAGTCTGTCGGGACGTCACCTCGTCGCATCGCTGGTTCTCCCGCCCGATCTGGGATACATGCTTCACTGCGGCGGCGTGTGACCTGCGCCGCACTGGAGGCTTCGTGTCTTCATCGACCTTCTTCTTTCTTCGTCGGCAGGACGTGTGGTCGGGCTTGTTGACGGCGCTGATCGGCCTGGGGGGAACTGCATGTGGTGGAGGGGCCGCACCCCCCTCGACATCACCCCCCGTGCCAGCCGCGCCGGCCCTGCCAGAAGCCACCGCCGTGGAGCACGCGGAGCCGTCCACTCCCTCGGATGCGGCGCCGTCAGTGCAGTCCGAGGTGGTCATTCATCACGCCGACATCCACGGAAAGATCAAGGCGCGTGCGGGCAAGCGGCTCCTCGTCGAGCCGCTCGTCGTGACGAGCCGAACCCTGCCCGTGAAGGGCAACAAGGCGAACCTCTACCGGGTCGTGGAGCCCGAAGGGGGCGAGGTGGAGATGCTGCTCATTGCCGAGGCGAACGTGGCCTTGGATATGGAAATGGGCAAGAGCATCGCACTCGATATCGTGGACGAGAAGAAGGACGTGCTGGTCTCCGGCAGGAAGACGAACCATTACATTCCCGGTACGAAGGTCCTGCTCCGCTATGAGTGGTGACGAGGAAGCGTGCTGGCGAAGGCCGTCGTGGTCTGACACCGTGCCGCTGTGACGATCGGGCCAGCGCGAAGGACGCGTCGGTAAAAGCGGTCCGTCGACCTGCGCGCTGGAAGGTACGGTGTGACGACGGTGTCGATGGGCGCGGTCCGCCGGCGTGCGTGCTGTGCCGTCCGGTCAGGGACGAGGTGGAATGCTCGGCTCACCGGGTGAGAGCGTCGGCTCTGGTGGCGATTGTGGGGGGACGAGATCACCTGGCCCCGGTTGAGGCTGGGCGGGCGTGAGTTCGGGGGGCGCGGGCGATTTGATCTCCGGAGGCTCCTGGGGCGGAACGGTCCCCTGGTTGCCGCCGCCGCACGCGGTGAAGGCGATGGTGGCGAGGAGTGCAGTTCCCAGGCGGACGAGGACGAGGGAAGGTGAGGACGGGAGGGGAGAGGTGGCCATCGCGGAGAAGTGTTGGGCGGATTCTCTCCTGCCGGAAGTGGGAGCCCCGCCGCGACGGCCTGACGCGCTCGCATGGGAGGCCGTAAGGGCTTCTTAAGATCTGGGGCTTAAACCTCCTCCTCGAGGTTCGAGGCAATGGCCGGGCGGGCGTGGTGCTCCCGGGTCGTGGAGGAATGACGATGAGCGATGACGCCAGAAAAAAGGGCTCCGACCGATCGTTGACGCGCCGCAAGCTCGTGCAGGCTCTCGGGATGGCGATGGCCGCCGTGCCGCTGGGCCAGCTCGTGGCGTGCTCGTCCTCGGGTGATGGAGTCGGAGGCAGCGGAGGCAACGGAGGCAGCGGTGGGGCAGGCGGTGCCGGTGGCGCCGGTGGCTCAGGCGGCGCCGGTGGCGGCACGATCGACCCCGACGCCTGGGCGACGGGGGGGACGGCGTCGATGAGCGATGACTATCCCGATCCGTTCGCCGACGGGCCGGGGAGTGTCTGCGAGCTGATGTGCGCCGCGACGCTGGGGCCCTGCTATGCGGCGACGGTGGATCGGAAGGACATCAGCGAAGGGGAGCCGGGTCTCCCTGTGCGCTTGGCCTTCCTGATCGTGGACGAGACATGCACGCCCATCGAGGGGGCTGCGCTCGACATCTGGCATTGCTCGCCGGGTGGCATCTATTCGGGGGACGACTCGATCCCCTTCTGTAATGCGAACGATCCGGACGCGCTGGCGGGACGCTGGTTCCGCGGCGTGCAGACCTCGGATGCGAGTGGGCGCGTGGATTTCGATACCTGCTTCCCCGGCTGGTACAGCAGCCGGACCATTCACATCCACTTCACGGTGCGCATCAACGGGGTCGAGTTCATCACCTCGCAGCTCTACTTCGACGACACGCTGTGCGACGACATCGTCGCCACGCAGCCGCTTTACAGCGATCGTGGGCAGCGCGACACGACCAACCAGACAGACACGGTGGTCTCCCCGGAGGACGCGCCGGACTACAGCTTCCAGGTGGCGCAGATGCCAGATGGGGCGATGCTGGCGTGGAAGACGCTGGTGCTGAGGTCCTCGACGGGTGAGCCTCTCTGCGCCTTGTCCGGTGGACAGCCTCCCGGCGGTGGCGGTGGCGGCCCTCCCGGTCCTCCTCCCGGCGAGGGGGGGGGTCCTCCCGGGCCGCCCCCCTGAGTCCCTGACGGCCTCTCCTCGTCTCAAGCAGGTCGTCTCAAGCAGGGAGGCGTGTCCCTTCGAGATCGACCTGGAGTCCACCATATTCCGAAGGCTGGAAGTTCAGCGACAGGCCGTGCAGCTCGGCGACGCGGCAGGCGATGTTGAGGCCGAGACCCTGACCGTCAGGCGCGCGGGTGCGGGCTTCGTTGCCCCGGAAGCCTCTCTCGACGAGGCGGGTGAGGTCGTCTGCAGGGATGCCCGGGCCGTCGTCGAGGACGCGAAGTCGGAAGCGGTCGTGCTGGATGGGCTCCACGACGACTGCCACGTGGCCGCCGGGATGGTTGTGGCGGATGGCATTGTACACGACGTTGCTCACGGCTTGCTCGATCAGCGTGACGTCACCCTCGATGATCAGGGGGAGTTCAGGGACGGCGTGGTCGAGTGAGATCTCGAGTTGGCGCGCGATGGGGCGATGCCGGCCGATGACCCGGGTGACGAGGGCATTCAGGTCGACGGGGCCGCGGTGGAGCTTCTGTTCGCCGGCGTCGAGCTTGGCGGCAATGGCGAGGTTGTGCACGAGCGAGGCGAGGTAGTGCGCTTCGTCCATCGCGGAGACCAGGACGCTCATGTCGACGGCCTCGCCTCGAGCGGTGGACTCCTGGAGCGTGGATAGGTGCGCCTGGAGCACGGTCAGCGGGATCATGACGTCGTGGGTGGTGTTGGCGAGGAAGTCGCGCAGGGCTCGCTCGCGAAGGTCCTTCTCGGCAAGCTGAGTGCGGACGGCACGGCTGGCCGCGTCGAAGGCGCGGCCGAGTTCGGTGATCTCGTCTCGTCCGCCGATGGACACGCTCTCGGTGAAGCCGGCGAAGGCGGACTGGCGCACGGCCTCGGTGAGCTTCCGGATGCGACGGACGACCGGCCCCACGGCGAGGAGGACGGCGACGCTGACGATGCCGACGGGGATGAGCCAGATACGGCTGGCGGGCAGGATGGCCCCGAGGAACCCCGGGCCGGTGGTCCCGCGCGCGAGCACGAAGGTGCAGGGGCCCTTGCCCCACGGCATACGGATGAGGACCTCGACGATGGCGCCCTGGAAGGAGAGGGGTGGGGAGGCGATGTCACGGTCGGAGATTGCCTCGATCAGCTCGGGAGCAAGGGGCGGCGCGCGGTGGTTGTGGGATTCGAAGCGCTCGTCGTAAGCGAACAGAACGGGAGGCTCCCCGGCGCGCGGCGGAGGGCCGGAGGCGTCGCGGTCGGACCAGGAAGGGAAGGGTGGTCTCGGCGGAGGGTCGTCCCAGGGGGGCTCCTCTGGCGGGCCATGGTGCATGGGCCAGGGGGCGCCGGATGGAGGGGCGCCCCACGGGGGGGCCTCTGGCGGGGCAGGGCGCACGTCCCAGGGGGAGTCGGCGCCAGGCGGTGGTCTCTCCGAACGCGGCAGGGGGGTGCCGCCCCAGCGGTCCGGCTCGGTCTCGCACCGCGACTGCGCGCCGGGCTGGAGCATGTGCTGAAAGGCGATGCGGGTGAGGACTTGCTCGGCCGCGCTGTGGCGCATCTGCGAGTCGACCGCGACGAGGGCGACGAGGGTCGGGGCGGTGACGACGAGGGTGGTGACGGCCAGGCGGAGGCGAAGCTTCATGGCTCGCGCCCGACGGCGAGGCGGTAGCCGATGCCCCAGACCGTCTCCACGAGGTTGCCGCCGAGCTTCTTGCGGAGGCGCGAGACGTGCACGTCGAGGGTGCGCTCGGTGCCGTCTCGGCTCGGGTCGAGGACGTTCTCGACGAGCCAGGCACGCGTGATGGCCTTGCCGGGCCGGCGGGCGAGCGCCGTCAGAAAGTCGAACTCGACGCGGGTCAGCTCGACCGGCTTGTCGTCGACGTGGACCTCCCGCGTGGCGACGTCGATCCGGAGTGGTCCGAGGTCGATGACGTCGCCGCGCTGAAGGGTCGGTCGCCTCAGCCGAGCCCGGACGCGCTCGATGAGCTCCTCCGGCCAGAAGGGTTTGGTCATGTAGTCGTCGGCGCCGAGCTGGAGCGCGCGGACCTTGTCCGTCGTGTCGTTGCGTGCGCTGAGTACGAGGACGGGGACGTCGGAGGTCGCTCGAAGGTGCTTGAGGATGTCCATCCCGTAGG is part of the Chondromyces crocatus genome and encodes:
- a CDS encoding protocatechuate 3,4-dioxygenase, with amino-acid sequence MSDDARKKGSDRSLTRRKLVQALGMAMAAVPLGQLVACSSSGDGVGGSGGNGGSGGAGGAGGAGGSGGAGGGTIDPDAWATGGTASMSDDYPDPFADGPGSVCELMCAATLGPCYAATVDRKDISEGEPGLPVRLAFLIVDETCTPIEGAALDIWHCSPGGIYSGDDSIPFCNANDPDALAGRWFRGVQTSDASGRVDFDTCFPGWYSSRTIHIHFTVRINGVEFITSQLYFDDTLCDDIVATQPLYSDRGQRDTTNQTDTVVSPEDAPDYSFQVAQMPDGAMLAWKTLVLRSSTGEPLCALSGGQPPGGGGGGPPGPPPGEGGGPPGPPP
- a CDS encoding sensor histidine kinase; the protein is MKLRLRLAVTTLVVTAPTLVALVAVDSQMRHSAAEQVLTRIAFQHMLQPGAQSRCETEPDRWGGTPLPRSERPPPGADSPWDVRPAPPEAPPWGAPPSGAPWPMHHGPPEEPPWDDPPPRPPFPSWSDRDASGPPPRAGEPPVLFAYDERFESHNHRAPPLAPELIEAISDRDIASPPLSFQGAIVEVLIRMPWGKGPCTFVLARGTTGPGFLGAILPASRIWLIPVGIVSVAVLLAVGPVVRRIRKLTEAVRQSAFAGFTESVSIGGRDEITELGRAFDAASRAVRTQLAEKDLRERALRDFLANTTHDVMIPLTVLQAHLSTLQESTARGEAVDMSVLVSAMDEAHYLASLVHNLAIAAKLDAGEQKLHRGPVDLNALVTRVIGRHRPIARQLEISLDHAVPELPLIIEGDVTLIEQAVSNVVYNAIRHNHPGGHVAVVVEPIQHDRFRLRVLDDGPGIPADDLTRLVERGFRGNEARTRAPDGQGLGLNIACRVAELHGLSLNFQPSEYGGLQVDLEGTRLPA
- a CDS encoding response regulator transcription factor, translated to MAERVLLIEDDQELGAQIVERLRRAGYEPTWWNRGRRVAPDELAGLALVILDLMLPDTYGMDILKHLRATSDVPVLVLSARNDTTDKVRALQLGADDYMTKPFWPEELIERVRARLRRPTLQRGDVIDLGPLRIDVATREVHVDDKPVELTRVEFDFLTALARRPGKAITRAWLVENVLDPSRDGTERTLDVHVSRLRKKLGGNLVETVWGIGYRLAVGREP